The stretch of DNA TCAGAACAAGCCCAATGTTTGGGATGTTTTTCCTCCAGAATGTAAATCAAGGGATTGAGGAACTACTAATAAACCGAACTGAAAAATCCTACTATCATAAATTTTTAGGTTCTTTTATGATACTGGTTACTTTTCTGATTTTGTTTGTAGGAGAAAGAGTATAGGAACCTTTTTAATTCAATTAACGAGGGCATTACTTGATAAAAATCAGCTTTATGGAAGATAAATATGAGGGAAATAGATTTGCAGCTATTATTGGGCGGGTTAGCAAATAAAAAGAACTTTACCCATGAATGTTGTAATATTCTGTTAAAATAAAAGTAGGAATCCTAATTTAAAAATAATTTTGAAGTAGGGGAAAATACATGGAATCTCTTAAACCTGTAAAAAGGAGTGCTATTAGAATATACCTTGGGAAGAAGTATTACCGCTTAAAGAGATATATTAATTGGTTCATAGGAAAAAAGAAGTTTTCAATAAAAAAGAGCAACACTTTATTACCGCATGTGATTTTCACCCATCAAACATTACTACTCCGAGAATTAAAAGATGTAGATATGTGGTTGCAGCAAAATAAAGTGAAGAATCTCAAGGTCGCAACTAAAAAACTAAATAAAATCATTGTCAATCCTGGAGAAACATTTTCTTATTGGCGATTGCTTGGTAAGACAACAAGGAGAAAAGGTTATGTAGATGGTATGGTTTTACATTATGGTAAGGTTACAACAGGTGTTGGTGGGGGATTATGTCAATTATCGAATTTAATTTATTGGATGACATTGCATTCTCCTTTAACTGTTACAGAAAGATACCGTCATAGTTATGATGTATTTCCAGATTCCAATAGAAGTCAGCCTTTTGGCAGTGGAGCAACGTGTGCTTACAACTATCTTGATTTACAGATAAAAAATGAAACAAATCACTCATACCAATTAATTGTATATTTATCTGATACCCATTTAGTAGGAGAATGGAGATCAGATACTCCTCCCATTCGGGCTTATGAAGTTTATGAACAGGCCCATTTGATTACACAGGAGTATTGGGGCGGCTACGTCAGACATAATAGAATTCATCGTAAAATTTTTAACAAAGAAAAAGTTCAAATAGATGATGAATTCGTTACGGAAAACCATGCAATTATGATGTATGAACCGCTTCTGGATCAACCTAAAACCGTGTGATTTTTTAATAAAAATGAGGTGAAATCTATATTGTTTTACATAAGAAATCTTGAAGAAAGCGAGTTTGAATTTTTTAAGGATATGCTTTATGAGTCCATACATATTCCAAACAATAAACCATCTAAAGAGAATTTATTAAACCTTCCTCAAATAAAAAAATATTATGAAGGTTGGGGACGAAATGGTGATAATGCATTAATCGCTATAAATAATAATAACCAAAAAATGGGAGCGGTATGGTACAGATTATTTGATGAATTGAATAAAGGATATGGATACGTTGATCATGACACCCCTGAATTAGGAATAGCAGTTTCAAAGAATGCTAGAGGAATGGGGGTAGGAACACTGCTTATGAATAAGATCATTCAGAAAGCACTGGAAGATGGTTTTAAATCTCTTTCCTTAAGTGTTGACTTAGATAATGAAAATGCTGTCCATATTTATAATAAACTTGGGTTCAAAGAAATTGGTGTATCGGGTACATCAATAACAATGGTATTCAGAGTTTACGAATAAGATTTTTCTCTTAAAAGTGAATATGTGAGAACCTTATTAATTCTTTGTACAAAAGGCTTTCAATAAACGTCGTATAACAATGGGGAGATAAATTTATTGATAAAGAAGAGTTCAATGTGCCCGAAAAAAGAAACTCCCCACCAAAACGGTCACGAATAAGAGCTGAATGCGCCCGTAAAAAAGAAATCCCCATCAATTCGGTCACAAAGAAAAATTCAAAAATAATGGGATGAAAGGGAATACAGATTTTATTGTGTATGATTTATTGGATAAGGTGATTACTAAAAAAAGTAAATAGTGAAAGTGACTTATTTAAATAATGAAAATATTTAGTTTGGAAAATTGTAACATTATTGTTATTTGGAAAGTCTATATCAATGGAGGAGGTGTGGGATGAAAAAAATAAAAAATGTTACTTTTCTTTTTGTATTTATCGTATTAATGGCCGGTTGTATGAAGGAAGAAAAGGGGCAATTGACAAGAGTTGATGTTCAGAAAATGAACCCTGATGGCAATTATGAAGATGTTTTCATGATAACAGACAGTGAAACAATAGAAAGAATAACCACTGTAATTGAAAATATAAAATGGGAACCAAATAAAGATAAAGAAGCAGAAATGGCCAGAAAAGCAGACGTAAAAGCCACTTTATTTTTTGAATATAATAAAGACATGCCTGAAAGATTGAATGAATACGATATTTGGTTTGGTGAAAATAACGGCACTGCAACAATTATTAGTAATAATAAAGATGAAGGC from Cytobacillus dafuensis encodes:
- a CDS encoding VanW family protein, with translation MESLKPVKRSAIRIYLGKKYYRLKRYINWFIGKKKFSIKKSNTLLPHVIFTHQTLLLRELKDVDMWLQQNKVKNLKVATKKLNKIIVNPGETFSYWRLLGKTTRRKGYVDGMVLHYGKVTTGVGGGLCQLSNLIYWMTLHSPLTVTERYRHSYDVFPDSNRSQPFGSGATCAYNYLDLQIKNETNHSYQLIVYLSDTHLVGEWRSDTPPIRAYEVYEQAHLITQEYWGGYVRHNRIHRKIFNKEKVQIDDEFVTENHAIMMYEPLLDQPKTV
- a CDS encoding GNAT family N-acetyltransferase, which translates into the protein MFYIRNLEESEFEFFKDMLYESIHIPNNKPSKENLLNLPQIKKYYEGWGRNGDNALIAINNNNQKMGAVWYRLFDELNKGYGYVDHDTPELGIAVSKNARGMGVGTLLMNKIIQKALEDGFKSLSLSVDLDNENAVHIYNKLGFKEIGVSGTSITMVFRVYE